The following are from one region of the Syngnathus acus chromosome 19, fSynAcu1.2, whole genome shotgun sequence genome:
- the jmjd1cb gene encoding probable JmjC domain-containing histone demethylation protein 2C isoform X1 produces the protein MAFEARPELVGKRFLCVGGDEPPEIGDIARWPWRSGVIRAVNHRDSDNLDLTVYVEFDDQEWEKREWVKVYDDFQLFLLEHQLVWAKRKEGAGGAGAGGGVGGLLQGIKAKHIQWPALAFKPVVGKSLLSSVTAVEFLLDRHLDFLSDHSAYQPYQDEVDSQNPVLRDNPQLHEELKGWLKDQKVQEIFMQGPYSLNGYRVRVYRQDSATQWFTGIITHHDLFSRNMVVMNDQVLEPQNVDPSMIQMTFLDDVVHSLLKGENIGITSRRRSRSSQNNNSAHMTGGRPGGTTANTQSHYTRAQANSPRPIMTSSGPNPKGSQGTLASQSQSLQTSSQSHHSPSGNAREQREQRNSRSSRRKGSDSSVADDDRDRREVGGKDSKSKAKQAINKRRKGEDEEKKAGLKRLKTDTTTSDFSESSDSENPHKRTVHSSCSSSSSSSSSSSSSSSSSSSEPNSENELKTRSSDVKSKMEDEEKTLIQAVKMNDSSSPMGRLSPWTELQSTEDGKETSKMITKEEEELVAVTQITQSPRQQMPLMSDTLQATNLESSKNTVKVSPRCQTPSLSHLHGSGVIDITDDAQATVHQESSEAVSALLASQKAESTALSPYLTLHPSPVSSPPVPPSPSPSEGGRRTEMEPVVQQALIASRSLNNKMEFSSSEVIRPVTSMADPLMLIDKEKVVIPHPFLHPPHQQQQHYTSGIKSPSLSEEQSKQPHHPDKMSTTVLSTDFTTKMNPNPTSLDSIKQKSQQPNNSPSHPYPSTSPADHIKSKPHLALVDLSKPKPNTSPEVSKHKMPRYCDSSSPPSGRLSAKVETTEPPRCGFKPIASHSESGGGSSTTTTTTKSPLIIDKNETFTVYRDPALICSDSENSSNHVAAYLHPHLHGLHSPAPRSPCLTPSSHPHAASHLLAPPHTSGLPHPHLLPPGVLSAMPPPHAATLLGGHPQLDSPGGLGHLALPHQQQQQQFLQGQGAPSALLSQPHSGASTLGIYPIIWQYPNGTPSSYPQGLNLPPSTKWVHPENPVAVNSEVSLRKNAASPWLHQAVGSASDSLGLLSHVPVRPASADPHRPSVKINTHASPPLSKISVDIRKEDVDKRGFMDPLRTLTLAQLKQEPTENHRSMSGKDGQLHRLYLDPHSKARLAHTQDAVQAVDRASKYKEDNRRILKESIEVAPFTAKIQRSREPAGLDRDRERSRDSPFPVQIPALASLSPKATHAHPHIFQTEKSNYFTTLSNSVINDPPRLYPSKELSSYYKKVTVGAQGVVTSIGEAAVSSQSSLSLGNYNAKVSISRPPPLIKHHPEGGEGLAGKMTEQLSQQATLVQHQHHTERMERCSPAISPSSFSTSSLSNHHPHHHHHHQQQQQQHPQQQQQQHNLRAMPSLHRAPVFHPPTQHALERKEAAEREKEREKERERAAYGGRLSPPTLTPIQPVTLAAAGSKTSVEQQKPPTLLPELRDVKGHGSSAVVASAVSVDNMTSSGGWRAGQDRRALFYGEKGASRDKPQSAMASVIVRPPTSMKFDNPANKSGAMASKELSLGTFCSAKIQEDSQKAGEAFRDYGVIQPNSNLDDMYIQYKKNSLRGMQGPVEACTTNSVHRTVVSPSIQNRIDATTLELGYSVLSHHGPGEQQAGVGSRTSSPGGSLPQSGTPQASPNLTPRPSPCSGTGQAYSPSFVHLKKHKAALAAAAQSKSNLCTGSMTATTGSALVEHPIEKSQNSTPPPASSQTSSSADSSCSSSTSGRTTPGKSSPLHNGQSSGPAPTSSGQASNYHKLKKAWLTRHSEEDRNTTATGSSAGSKQEKSASISNATTMTEMIKPCTVNLSASTSSEVELSKDSAGKGEREKLSEERTGGGEERKARRGSKRTYESASESGGDDSDASESKMEGRAKRQPKPTYKKKQNDMAKRKGDNDKDEEDVKPNGIFRSAKEKTKLKLASSNGIPRSVLKDWRKVKKLKQTGESFLQDDSCSEIGPNLQKCRECRVIRSKKGEEPAHSPVFCRFYYFRRLSFSKNGVIRMDGFSPPDQFDEEALALWIPGEMDESHLDQTTAKYILSFIGDMFCQMVLMENAAASWVKKDGVSKLVWKRAVKGVREMCDACEATLFNIHWVCQKCGFVVCLDCYKAKEKRSSKDKELYGWLKCVKGQPHDHKHLMPTQIIPGTVLTELVSSMHSLREKHNIKVRCACASKQNLLNKLPSTNGVSQVLQNVLNHSNKLSLVKTEPRCQQNCDQGGAKVESNGGGGRSPGSDEGSAVTPPESQSPLHFLADLAEQKSREEKKENKDSMLLGKSVKEGDSLEVLQQCKTNVALIGNSTEQGSTLRDLLTTTAGKLKMGSTDAGIAFAPVYSSASQTGKGGRSMPNILDDIIASVVENKIPASRQTIATKLSIKQEPVINVNNSSNPAPAVPDDIKTDKKKSTPVTTVIAEDSSNLYPDIPHCWLNHGRLLWLKDHRNQNNWKLFRECWKQGQPVLVSGIHKRLNATLWKADSFNQEFADHQGDLLNCKDQVVSNSGIKEFWDGFEDITKRLKSKDGEPVVYRLKDWPSGEEFMALMPSRYDDLMKNLPLPEYSDPEGSLNLASHLPSFFVRPDLGPRLCCAYGVAASQDQDFGTANLHVEVSDVVSILVYVGVAKGNGVLSKTGVLKRLEEDNLDEGVRKRLKDSSETPGALWHIYLNKDMDKVREFLYKLCKEQGLDVSVDQDPIREQGWYLSKKQRQQLLDEHGVQGWTVVQFLGDSVLIPAGSMHQVQNLHSCVQVINDFVSPEHVANSFHLTQQLRPNNEEVNYEDKLQVKNILYHCVKEAVGSLKRSLSEEEEEEENS, from the exons GATGAGGTGGACAGTCAGAATCCAGTGTTAAGAGACAATCCCCAGCTCCATGAGGAATTGAAGGGTTGGCTCAAAGACCAGAAAGTGCAGGAAATTTTTATGCAAG GTCCCTATTCATTGAATGGCTACCGTGTGCGCGTCTACAGACAAGACTCGGCCACCCAGTGGTTCACAGGCATCATTACACATCACGATCTTTTTAGCCGAAACATGGTCGTTATGAATGATCAG gTGCTGGAGCCTCAGAATGTGGATCCATCCATGATCCAGATGACCTTTCTGGATGATGTGGTTCATTCCCTACTGAAAGGAGAAAACATCGGCATTACCTCCAGACGAAGGTCGCGATCCAGTCAGAACAACAATTCTGCACAT ATGACGGGAGGGAGACCCGGCGGGACCACTGCCAACACTCAG AGTCATTATACGCGAGCCCAAGCAAACAGCCCCCGTCCAATCATGACTTCATCGGGCCCCAACCCAAAGGGTTCTCAAGGGACGCTGGCCTCCCAGAGTCAATCATTGCAAACATCCAGCCAATCGCACCATTCTCCCAGTGGCAACGCACGGGAACAGAGAGAACAGCGCAACTCTCGCTCGTCCCGGAGGAAAGGATCGGATAGCAGCGTCGCCGACGACGACAGAGACAGGAGAGAAGTCGGAGGCAAAG ACTCGAAGTCAAAGGCCAAACAGGCAATAAACAAACGCAGGAAGGGCGAGGATGAAGAGAAGAAGGCAGGTCTGAAGAGACTGAAGACAGACACGACGACGTCTGACTTCTCGGAGAGCAGCGACTCTGAAAACCCGCACAAGAGGACGGTCCATTCGTCATGCTCCtcttcgtcgtcctcctcgtcctcctcgtcctcctcgtcctcttcctcgtcCTCCGAGCCCAACTCTGAGAATGAATTAAAGACTCGCAGCAGTGATGTGAAATCAAAaatggaggatgaggagaagaCACTAATTCAGGCTGTCAAAATGAACGATTCTTCATCTCCCATGGGTCGCCTGTCCCCGTGGACCGAGCTTCAATCGACAGAGGACGGCAAGGAAACAAGCAAAATGATCActaaagaggaggaagaattGGTGGCAGTGACGCAGATCACCCAATCTCCACGGCAACAGATGCCTCTCATGTCTGACACTCTCCAGGCTACCAACCTCGAGAGTAGCAAGAACACTGTGAAAG tctCACCTCGATGTCAGACACCTTCCTTGTCCCACCTCCACGGCAGCGGCGTGATTGACATCACAGATGATGCGCAGGCCACCGTGCATCAAGAGAGTTCCGAGGCCGTGTCAGCTCTGCTGGCTTCCCAGAAGGCCGAGTCCACGGCCCTCTCACCTTACCTCACCTTGCATCCGTCCCCCGTTTCCTCGCCTCCTGTCCCTCCATCACCTTCACCCTCGGAAGGTGGCCGAAGGACAGAAATGGAGCCTGTGGTGCAGCAGGCTCTAATAGCAAGCCGCAGCTTAAATAACAAGATGGAGTTTTCTTCTTCGGAGGTTATCAG acctGTGACTTCAATGGCTGATCCTCTGATGCTGATAGACAAGGAAAAAGTCGTCATTCCCCATCCTTTTCTTCATCCACCTcatcaacagcagcaacactaCACGTCCGGCATCAAAAGTCCGTCTTTATCTGAGGAGCAAAGCAAACAGCCGCACCACCCTGACAAGATGAGCACCACAGTCCTCTCCACTGACTTTACAACCAAAATGAACCCTAACCCAACCTCCCTCGACtccatcaaacaaaaaagccagCAGCCCAACAACTCCCCGAGCCATCCATACCCCAGCACAAGTCCAGCAGACCATATCAAGTCGAAGCCCCACTTAGCCCTGGTGGATCTGTCCAAACCTAAACCCAATACCTCTCCAGAGGTGTCGAAACATAAAATGCCAAGATACTGTGATAGCTCCTCCCCTCCATCAGGTCGTTTGTCCGCTAAAGTAGAAACAACTGAGCCTCCTCGATGTGGTTTTAAGCCAATAGCATCTCACTCAGAGTCAGGTGGgggcagcagcaccaccaccaccaccaccaagaGCCCTCTAATTATCGATAAGAATGAGACATTCACTGTTTACAGGGACCCAGCTCTGATCTGCTCAGACAGTGAAAACTCCTCTAACCATGTGGCGGCATATCTCCATCCTCACCTACACGGCCTCCACTCGCCAGCTCCCCGCTCCCCTTGCCTGACCCCTTCATCCCACCCACATGCTGCCTCTCACCTCCTTGCTCCTCCTCACACATCAGGCCTACCTCACCCACACCTTCTACCCCCTGGGGTTCTCTCAGCCATGCCTCCTCCTCACGCAGCGACCCTCTTGGGGGGGCACCCTCAGCTGGACTCCCCTGGAGGTCTAGGTCACCTTGCCCTACctcaccagcagcagcagcagcagttccTACAG GGTCAGGGAGCCCCTTCAGCTCTGCTCAGCCAGCCTCATAGTGGAGCTTCGACTTTGGGCATCTACCCCATCATTTGGCAGTATCCCAATGGAACGCCGAGTTCCTACCCACAAGGGCTCAACCTACCTCCCTCAACTAAATGGGTTCACCCTGAAAATCCAGTTGCTGTCAATTCTGAGGTGTCGCTCCGAAAG AACGCAGCCAGCCCATGGTTGCACCAAGCTGTCGGTAGCGCAAGTGACAGTTTGGGTTTGCTGAGTCACGTTCCCGTACGACCCGCCAGTGCTGACCCCCACCGCCCCTCTGTTAAAATCAACACGCACGCCAGCCCACCGCTGTCAAAGATCAGCGTGGACATTCGGAAAGA AGATGTGGATAAGAGAGGCTTTATGGATCCATTAAGAACATTAACATTAGCCCAGCTGAAACAAGAACCAACGGAAAATCACAGGAGCATGAGTGGGAAAGATGGCCAGCTTCACCGCCTCTACTTGGACCCTCACAGCAAAGCACGCCTGGCTCATACACAG GATGCTGTTCAGGCAGTGGACCGCGCCAGTAAGTACAAAGAAGACAATCGGCGAATTCTGAAGGAGAGCATCGAAGTGGCCCCGTTCACTGCCAAAATTCAACGCTCCAGAGAACCCGCCGGCCTCGACAGGGATCGAGAGAGAAGCCGAGATTCCCCGTTTCCCGTCCAGATCCCGGCTCTTGCGTCCCTTAGCCCCAAAGCGACCCATGCGCATCCCCATATTTTCCAGACGGAAAAGAGCAACTATTTTACCACTTTGTCCAACAGTGTTATCAATGACCCCCCTAGACTCTACCCTTCCAAAGAGCTTAGCTCTTACTATAAGAAGGTGACGGTTGGTGCGCAAGGTGTTGTGACCAGTATAGGAGAAGCCGCCGTTTCAAGTCAGAGTAGCCTGTCCCTCGGCAACTACAACGCCAAAGTGTCCATATCTCGGCCGCCTCCCCTAATTAAGCATCACCCGGAGGGCGGTGAGGGTCTCGCGGGGAAAATGACTGAGCAGCTCAGCCAGCAGGCTACACTAGTCCAACATCAGCACCACACAGAAAGGATGGAGCGTTGCAGCCCTGCTATttctccctcctccttctcgACATCTTCGCTGTCTAACCACCACcctcatcatcaccaccaccaccagcagcagcagcagcagcaccctcagcagcagcagcagcaacacaaCCTCAGGGCAATGCCATCTCTTCACCGAGCCCCCGTCTTCCATCCGCCCACTCAGCACGCGCTTGAACGGAAAGAGGCTGCAGAGCGAGAAAAAGAACGGGAGAAGGAAAGGGAGAGAGCTGCATACGGTGGACGTCTATCTCCGCCGACTCTCACACCCATCCAGCCGGTGACCTTAGCGGCAGCTGGTAGTAAAACATCAGTCGAGCAGCAAAAGCCTCCCACGCTACTGCCGGAACTCAGGGACGTAAAAGGTCACGGAAGTAGTGCCGTCGTTGCCTCGGCTGTCAGCGTGGACAATATGACGTCATCGGGAGGATGGAGAGCCGGTCAAGACCGAAGAGCGCTCTTCTATGGAGAGAAAGGAGCGTCACGAGATAAGCCCCAATCTGCAATGGCGTCCGTCATCGTACGTCCGCCGACGTCCATGAAGTTTGACAATCCTGCAAACAAATCTGGTGCTATGGCCTCTAAGGAATTATCTTTGGGGACTTTCTGCTCAGCTAAGATTCAGGAGGACAGTCAAAAAGCGGGTGAGGCTTTCAGAGACTATGGAGTTATTCAACCCAACTCCAACCTGGATGACATGTACATCCAATATAAAAAGAACTCACTTCGTGGCATGCAGGGGCCTGTGGAAGCCTGTACCACAAACTCTGTTCATAGGACTGTTGTTTCTCCATCGATACAGAATCGAATCGACGCGACAACTCTTGAGCTGGGTTACTCCGTCTTATCTCATCACGGGCCGGGAGAGCAGCAAGCGGGGGTCGGATCGCGTACCTCGTCTCCAGGAGGATCTCTGCCTCAGTCCGGCACGCCGCAAGCCAGCCCTAATCTCACCCCAAGACCGAGCCCTTGTTCCGGCACCGGTCAGGCTTACTCGCCCTCTTTTGTTCACCTCAAGAAGCACAAAGCTGCATTGGCGGCAGCAGCTCAATCGAAAAGCAACCTCTGCACTGGTTCCATGACTGCCACAACTGGATCTGCGTTGGTGGAGCATCCCATTGAGAAAAGTCAAAACTCCACTCCTCCACCTGCCTCCAGCCAAACGTCATCTTCAGCAGATAGCAGTTGCAGCAGCTCAACCAGTGGCAGAACCACACCGGGGAAATCCAGTCCCTTGCACAATGGCCAGTCCTCCGGTCCTGCTCCAACAAGTAGCGGCCAGGCCAGTAATTATCACAAACTCAAGAAAGCCTGGTTAACGCGGCACTCCGAGGAGGATAGGAACACCACGGCTACCGGAAGCTCGGCTGGTTCCAAACAGGAGAAATCGGCCAGCATCAGCAACGCCACAACAATGACGGAAATGATCAAACCATGTACTGTCAATCTCAGCGCCTCCACGTCCAGCGAGGTGGAACTGAGCAAGGACTCTGCCGGCAAAGGAGAACGAGAGAAGCTCTCGGAGGAGAGGACGGGCGGGGGCGAGGAAAGGAAAGCGAGGCGAGGAAGCAAACGCACGTACGAGTCGGCTTCGGAGAGCGGGGGAGATGACTCGGATGCTAGCGAGAGCAAGATGGAAGGCAGAGCCAAGCGCCAGCCCAAACCAACCTACAAGAAGAAGCAGAACGATATGGCCAAGAGAAAAGGAGACAATGACAAGGACGAGGAGGACGTGAAACCCAATGGCATCTTTCGATCTGCCAAAGAGAAGACCAAACTCAAACTGGCCAGTAGCA ATGGGATCCCACGTTCTGTCCTGAAGGACTGGCGCAAAGTGAAGAAGCTAAAGCAGACGGGGGAGTCTTTCCTTCAGGATGATTCTTGTTCCGAAATCGGGCCCAATCTGCAAAAGTGTCGGGAGTGTCGGGTCATCCGCAGCAAGAAAGGGGAGGAGCCGGCGCATTCTCCTGTCTTTTGCCGTTTCTACTATTTCAGACG GCTTTCCTTCAGTAAAAATGGAGTCATCCGAATGGATGGTTTCTCTCCCCCGGACCAGTTTGACGAGGAGGCTCTTGCTTTGTGGATCCCTGGAGAGATGGACGAGAGTCACCTGGACCAAACCACAGCCAAGTACATCCTCAGCTTTATAGGAGACATGTTCTGTCAGATGGTCCTGATGGAGAATGCAGCAGCTTCCTGGGTCAAAAaggatggtgtgt CCAAGCTTGTGTGGAAGCGCGCCGTTAAGGGAGTGCGGGAGATGTGCGACGCCTGCGAGGCAACGCTCTTCAACATCCACTGGGTCTGTCAAAaatgtggctttgtggtcTGCCTGGACTGCTACAAGgccaaagaaaaaaggagCTCCAAAG ATAAAGAACTATATGGCTGGCTGAAGTGTGTGAAAGGCCAGCCTCATGATCACAAACACCTCATGCCAACACAGATCATACCTGGCACAG TGCTGACTGAATTAGTCAGCTCCATGCATTCGCTGagagaaaaacacaacatcaAAGTGCGCTGTGCATGCGCCAGCAAACAGAATCTTCTCAACAAACTACCAAGCACCAATGGAGTTTCACAG GTACTGCAGAACGTTCTGAACCACAGCAACAAATTGTCCCTGGTGAAGACTGAGCCACGCTGTCAACAGAACTGCGACCAAGGAGGAGCTAAAGTCGAGTCCAACggcggaggaggaagaagtcCGGGCAGCGATGAAGGAAGCGCCGTGACTCCGCCGGAGTCCCAGTCACCTCTGCATTTCCTCGCCGACCTGGCAGAGCAGAAATCcagagaggaaaagaaag aaaacaaagattCCATGCTACTGGGGAAATCTGTGAAAGAAGGGGACAGCCTGGAGGTTCTGCAGCAATGTAAAACCAATGTTGCCCTGATTGGCAACAGCACAGAGCAAGGCTCCACTCTCCGAGATCTGCTCACCACCACTGCAGGAAAACTCAAGATGGGCTCCACCGATGCTGGAATCGCCTTTGCGCCAGTCTACTCGTCCGCTTCGCAG ACTGGAAAAGGTGGCCGAAGCATGCCTAATATCCtcgatgacatcatcgccTCGGTTGTGGAGAACAAAATCCCCGCCAGTCGCCAGACTATCGCCACAAAGCTTTCAATCAAGCAAGAGCCCGTCATCAAcgtcaacaacagcagcaacccTGCGCCCGCTGTGCCAGACGACATCAAAACGGACAAGAAGAAGTCCACGCCTGTCACGACAGTCATTGCAGAGGATTCGTCCAATCTGTATCCAGATATTCCTCACTGCTGGCTAAATCACGGACGACTACTTTGGCTCAAGGATCACCGGAACCAGAATAACTGGAAGCTCTTTAGGGAATGCTGGAAACagggacag CCCGTATTGGTTTCTGGGATCCATAAGCGTCTGAACGCCACCCTGTGGAAAGCCGACTCTTTCAATCAAGAGTTTGCAGACCATCAGGGGGATCTTCTCAATTGTAAAGACCAAGTGGTCTCCAACTCAGGGATCAAAGAGTTCTGGGATGGATTTGAGGACATCACCA AACGACTCAAGTCCAAGGATGGGGAACCTGTGGTTTACAGACTGAAGGACTGGCCTTCTGGAGAGGAGTTCATGGCTCTCATGCCTTCAAG GTATGATGACTTAATGAAGAACCTGCCGCTGCCCGAGTATTCGGATCCAGAAGGAAGCCTAAACTTAGCATCTCATCTGCCGTCTTTCTTCGTCAGGCCAGATTTGGGACCAAGACTCTGCTGTGCCTATG GTGTAGCTGCATCTCAGGACCAGGACTTTGGGACTGCCAACCTTCATGTCGAAGTCTCAGATGTGGTCTCTATTCTAGTATACGTCGGAGTGGCCAAAGGCAATGGAGTCTTGTCCAAAACTG GCGTGTTAAAGCGCCTGGAAGAGGACAATCTGGATGAGGGGGTTCGGAAAAGGCTGAAGGACTCCAGTGAAACACCGGGGGCACTATGGCACATCTACCTCAACAAAGATATGGACAAAGTCCGGGAGTTCTTGTACAAG CTCTGTAAGGAGCAGGGATTGGATGTATCAGTGGACCAGGATCCAATCAGAGAGCAAGGCTGGTACTTGAGCAAGAAACAGCGGCAGCAGCTTTTGGACGAGCACGGGGTGCAGGGTTGGACCGTCGTTCAATTCCTGGGAGACTCTGTTCTAATACCAGCTGGCTCGATGCATCAG GTCCAGAACCTTCACAGCTGTGTTCAGGTCATCAATGACTTTGTGTCTCCTGAGCATGTGGCCAATTCCTTCCATCTGACCCAGCAGCTCAGACCCAACAATGAAGAAGTCAACTATGAAGACAAACTGCAG GTGAAGAACATCCTGTACCACTGTGTCAAAGAGGCTGTGGGCTCCTTAAAACGGAGCCTttccgaggaggaggaagaagaagagaactCATAA